A stretch of the Mycolicibacterium celeriflavum genome encodes the following:
- a CDS encoding amidase yields the protein MKFDEYRAHDATGLAKLVADKEVTAAELLAVAKERAAAVNPRINAVVRDVPASPSDELSGPFAGVPFLIKDLAQDYAGLPSSRGSRALMSTPVAEHSAVVQRWIDAGLVIFGKTNTPEFGTKGITEPDAWGPARNPWDLSRTPGGSSGGSAAAVASGIVPCAGANDGGGSIRIPAACCGLVGLKPGRGLTPSGPATGESMHGAAVQGVVSRTVRDTAAILDVIRGGEPCGPYVPGVPDFPFASCAGADPGKLRIGVRIPSAINPAPHRESFAAVESTVQILTDLGHHVDELPRAPFDDAALARDFLLTWFVYTAWELDEAKRISGAGDESFERDTLILAALGRATSGVDYVDAVERRHEHTRRLTTFFESYDLLLTPTLATPPPKIGAFDLPVALQHAADVLIKTRTARLLRYTKIVDDMVDKNLGWVPYTQLANLTGRPAISLPLHWTADGLPLGVQFVAPLAGESLLIRLAAQLEQAAPWADRVAPV from the coding sequence GTGAAGTTCGACGAGTATCGGGCGCACGACGCGACCGGGTTGGCGAAGCTGGTCGCCGACAAAGAGGTCACCGCGGCGGAGTTGCTGGCAGTGGCGAAGGAGCGCGCGGCGGCGGTCAATCCGCGGATCAACGCGGTCGTGCGCGACGTTCCCGCATCGCCGTCCGATGAGCTCAGCGGCCCCTTCGCCGGCGTGCCGTTCCTGATCAAAGATCTCGCGCAGGACTATGCCGGGCTGCCCAGCTCGCGCGGGTCGCGCGCCCTGATGTCGACGCCGGTCGCGGAGCATTCGGCGGTCGTCCAACGGTGGATCGACGCCGGCCTGGTCATCTTCGGCAAGACCAACACCCCGGAGTTCGGGACGAAGGGGATCACCGAGCCGGACGCCTGGGGTCCGGCACGCAATCCGTGGGACCTGTCGCGGACACCGGGTGGCTCGTCGGGCGGATCGGCGGCCGCGGTCGCGTCGGGAATCGTGCCGTGCGCGGGCGCGAACGACGGCGGCGGATCGATCCGAATCCCGGCGGCATGCTGCGGGCTGGTCGGCCTGAAACCGGGCCGCGGGCTGACTCCGTCGGGGCCCGCGACCGGTGAGTCCATGCACGGCGCGGCGGTGCAGGGCGTGGTGTCGCGGACGGTGCGCGACACGGCGGCGATCCTCGACGTCATCCGCGGCGGAGAGCCGTGCGGGCCGTATGTGCCCGGCGTGCCGGACTTTCCGTTCGCGTCATGTGCCGGCGCCGATCCCGGCAAGCTGCGGATCGGCGTGCGGATTCCGTCGGCGATCAACCCGGCACCGCACCGTGAGTCGTTCGCAGCCGTCGAGTCGACCGTGCAGATCCTGACCGATCTGGGTCACCACGTCGACGAACTGCCGCGCGCCCCGTTCGACGACGCGGCGCTGGCCCGCGACTTCCTGCTCACCTGGTTCGTCTACACCGCATGGGAACTCGATGAGGCGAAACGGATCTCCGGCGCGGGCGACGAGTCCTTCGAACGCGACACGCTGATCCTGGCCGCGCTCGGCCGGGCGACCAGCGGCGTCGACTACGTGGACGCCGTCGAGCGGCGCCACGAGCACACGCGGCGGCTGACCACCTTCTTCGAGTCCTACGACCTGTTGTTGACGCCCACGTTGGCGACCCCGCCGCCGAAGATCGGCGCGTTCGATCTCCCGGTCGCGCTGCAGCATGCCGCCGACGTGTTGATCAAGACGCGCACCGCTCGGCTGCTGCGCTACACAAAGATCGTCGACGACATGGTGGACAAGAACCTCGGTTGGGTGCCGTACACGCAGCTGGCGAATCTCACTGGGCGACCGGCGATCTCGCTTCCCCTGCACTGGACCGCGGACGGCTTGCCGCTCGGCGTTCAATTCGTCGCACCGCTGGCCGGTGAATCGCTGCTCATCCGCCTCGCCGCCCAACTCGAGCAGGCCGCGCCCTGGGCGGATCGCGTCGCACCGGTTTAG
- a CDS encoding RNA polymerase sigma factor — protein MADHAVDEAELRDMIPGVLAAVVRRGADFATAEDAVQEALIKGIEIWPHQRPDDPKGWLITTAWRRFVDLSRSEAARRRRELQVSDEPAPGPAASVDDTLALYFLCAHPSLTSASAVALTLRAVGGLTTRQIAQAYLVPEATMAQRISRAKRTVSDVRLDRPGDLHTVLRVLYLVFNEGYTGEVDLAAEAIRLARQLAARTDDPEVAGLLALFLLHDARRPARTRADGSLVPLAEQDRRLWRREMIAEGVAVLQAALSRDRLGEYQAQAAIAALHADAQTADETDWVQIVEWYDELVRLTDSPVVRLNRAVAVGEADGPQAGLAALLELDPTLPRYTAAAAYLHERSGDTATAATLYVEAAAKAQNIAERNHLTLRAATLRQLASDSES, from the coding sequence ATGGCCGACCACGCGGTGGACGAGGCCGAGCTGCGGGACATGATTCCCGGGGTCTTGGCGGCAGTCGTCCGCCGCGGGGCTGACTTCGCGACCGCAGAGGACGCGGTCCAGGAAGCACTGATCAAGGGCATCGAGATCTGGCCGCACCAGCGCCCCGACGACCCCAAGGGCTGGCTGATCACCACGGCGTGGCGTCGCTTCGTCGATCTCAGCCGGTCGGAGGCGGCGCGGCGTCGCCGCGAGCTCCAAGTCTCCGACGAACCGGCGCCCGGACCGGCTGCTTCGGTGGACGACACGCTGGCGCTGTACTTCCTGTGCGCGCACCCCAGCCTCACCTCCGCGTCGGCCGTCGCGCTGACCCTGCGGGCGGTCGGCGGCCTCACCACCCGACAGATCGCGCAGGCGTACCTCGTGCCCGAAGCGACGATGGCTCAACGGATCAGCCGCGCCAAACGCACAGTTTCCGATGTCCGGCTGGACCGTCCCGGCGACCTGCACACCGTGCTTCGGGTGCTGTACCTGGTGTTCAACGAGGGCTACACCGGCGAAGTGGACCTCGCGGCGGAGGCCATCCGGCTGGCCCGACAGCTGGCCGCGAGGACCGACGACCCGGAGGTCGCGGGGCTCCTCGCCCTCTTCCTGCTTCACGACGCCAGGCGCCCGGCCCGGACCCGCGCCGACGGCAGCCTCGTGCCACTGGCCGAACAGGACCGCCGCCTGTGGCGGCGCGAGATGATCGCGGAGGGCGTGGCCGTGCTGCAGGCCGCGCTATCGCGTGACCGGCTCGGCGAGTACCAGGCGCAAGCCGCGATCGCGGCGCTGCACGCCGACGCGCAGACCGCCGACGAGACCGACTGGGTGCAGATCGTCGAGTGGTACGACGAACTCGTCCGGCTCACAGACAGCCCGGTCGTGCGGCTCAATCGCGCGGTCGCCGTCGGTGAGGCGGACGGACCGCAGGCGGGGCTGGCGGCGCTACTGGAACTCGACCCGACACTGCCGCGGTACACCGCAGCAGCCGCCTACCTCCATGAGCGGTCCGGCGACACCGCAACGGCGGCAACGCTTTACGTGGAGGCCGCCGCGAAGGCACAGAATATTGCCGAGCGCAATCACCTCACGCTGCGCGCCGCCACTCTCCGTCAGCTCGCGTCGGACAGCGAGAGCTAA